The Streptomyces sp. 135 sequence TGGGGAACGGTCGAGTCGACCGAGGAGCTTCCGGCCCCGATCGAAGCGGGGCGGAAGAAGACGGAAACCTGGCCGATATGTGTCGACGCGTGGCGCGTACCGCTGGGGATGCATGTCGAGACGCGGGACGTCTCGGTCGACTGGCGGTGATGGCGTCCGCGGGTACGTCTCGGCCGGTCGCGCAGTTCCCGCGCCCCTGACGGGGCTCAGGTCTCCGCTAGAACGCCGCCGCTACTTCAGCGCCAGCCACGCCACTCCCGCCACGATCACCACGGCAAGTACCACGCCGATGATCAGGCCGACCCGCGGGCCGGAGGAGGAAGCGGGCGCAGCCGCTCGGCGGCCCTGCGGCGCCTCGTCGACGAAGGCGCGGAACATCTGCGTGCTGCCGGCGGGGTCGGGGTTGCCCCGGGGACCCTGGGGGTTGTGTGCCATGGAGCAGGACCCTAGCGAATCCACGGCTCCCGGCCCAACCCCCGCCCGCCTGGGACTTTACGCGCGCAGCCCCAGAGCTTTGCCGACTCTTTAGGGCCTTGGTCCGGTTTTAGTTTGCCTGTGGCAACCAACTGGTTTTATCGTTGCCCTAAGCAACAAATACCCAGGAGGTGCCGTGGCCGCGCAGCGTCAGTACGAGGAGCTGGCCCGACAGCTCAGCGCCATCGGTGCCGTGAAGCGCGGTCTCGGTCGGGGTCTGCCCCACGACTGCCCCGGCGGGTCCGCCGCCGTACTCGTCCTGCTGGATCGCCACGGCGCGATGCGGATGAGCAGGCTCGCGGAGCTGCTCGCCGTGGACATGTCGGTGACGAGCCGCCATGTCGCGCATGTCGCGGAGAGGGAGTGGATCGTCCGCGATCCCGACCCCGCGGACAAGCGCTCCCGGATCCTGCGGCTCACGCCCGAGGGCAAGGCCAAGGTCGACGAGCTCTCCGAGCTCTCCATCCGGACCCTCACCCACTACTTGCACGACTGGACCGACGACGAGGTCGTCCAGCTCAGCACGCTGCTCGCGCGTCTGCGCGACAGCTTCGGGGACTGCCGCGCGGCTTCGGCCCGGCTGCCCCACCCCACCCACGACGTGTCCCCCCACGACGTACAGACCACCCGTACACCCGCGTAAGAAGAGGAAGTCCATGGCAACAACCACACCAGCCGGTGTGCGGGGCAGCCATGCCAAGCACGGAGCCCACCACGGTCACCCCGACGCGAACGCTCCGATGACGCACCGGCAGATCATGGAAGCGCTGTCCGGGCTGCTGCTCGGCATGTTCGTGGCGATCCTGTCGTCGACGATCGTCTCCAACGCCCTGCCCGAGATCATCGGTGACCTCGGCGGCGGCCAGTCCGCCTACACCTGGGTCGTCACCGCCTCGCTGCTCGCGATGACGGCGACCACGCCCCTGTGGGGCAAGCTCTCGGACCTCTTCAGCAAGAAGGCCCTGGTCCAGATAGCCCTGATCATCTACGTCGGCGGTTCCGTCGTCGCCGGTCTCTCGCAGAGCGCCGGGATGCTGATCGCCTGCCGTGTCGTGCAGGGCATCGGCGTCGGCGGTCTCTCCGCCCTGGCGCAGATCGTCATGGCCGCGATGATCTCCCCGCGTGAGCGCGGGCGTTACTCCGGCTACCTCGGCGCGACCTTCGCCGTCGCCACCGTCGGCGGCCCGCTGCTCGGCGGCGTCATCACCGACACCTCGTGGCTCGGCTGGCGCTGGTGCTTCTACGTCGGCGTGCCCTTCGCCATCATCGCGCTGATCGTCCTCCAGAAGACCCTGAAGCTTCCCGTCGTCAAGCGGGACGTGAAGGTCGACTGGGCCGGCGCGTTCTTCATCAGCGCCGCCGTCTGCCTGCTGCTCGTCTGGGTCACCTTCGCCGGTGACAAGTACGACTGGATGTCCTGGCAGACCGGCGCCATGGTCGGCGGATCGGTCCTGCTCGGGCTGATCTTCGTCCTCGTCGAGTCCAAGGCGAGCGAGCCGATCATCCCGCTGCGGCTCTTCCGCAACCGCACCATCACGCTCGCCTCGCTGGCCTCGCTCTTCGTGGGTGTCGCGATGTTCGCGGGCACGGTCTTCTTCAGCCAGTACTTCCAGCTGGCGCGGGGCGAGTCCCCGACCATGTCCGGTGTCATGACGATCCCGATGATCGGCGGTCTGTTCATCTCGTCGACCGTCTCGGGCCAGATCATCACCAAGACGGGCAAGTGGAAGGCCTGGCTGGTCAGCGGTGGTCTGCTGGTGACGGCTGGCCTCGGTCTGCTCGGCACCATCCGGTACGACACCGAGTACTGGCACATCGGGGTCTACATGGCCCTCATGGGTCTCGGCATCGGCATGATGATGCAGAACCTGGTGCTCTGCACCCAGAACCAGGTCGAGCCGCAGGACCTCGGCGCCGCCTCCTCCGTCGTCACCTTCTTCCGCTCGCTCGGCGGCGCCATGGGTGTCTCGGCGCTCGGCGCGATCATGGCCACGCGGATCACCGACTACGTCAAGGACGGCATCACCGACCTCGGCCCGAAGGCCGCCGCGCAGTTCGGCCACGGCGGCACCGGTGGCGGCGGCATCCCGGACCTGGACAAGATCCCCGAGCCGTTCCGCACGGTGATGGAGAGCGCGTACGGGCACGGCATCGCCGACGTCTTCCTGATCGCCGCGCCGATGGCGCTGATCGCCTTCCTGATCACGCTGTTCATCAAGGAGGTCCCGCTGCGGACGTCCGGCGCCCTGGCCCAGGCCACCGCCGGGGACGCCCCCGCGGACGCCGCGGCCCCCGCTTCGGCTGCTTCGGCTGCTTCGACCGTTCCCGCCGGCTCCGCCGAGGGGCCCGTCCTCGCCTCCGTCGCCTCGCGCACCGAGGCCGGGCCCGAGGGCACGCAGCGGCTCGCCGCCGTGGCGTCCGCCGCCGAGGCCGCGTCCGGGGGACTTCCCCCGGTCACCAACGGCATCCCGGTGCACGGCCATGTCCGCGGCGCCGAGAGCGCGCCCGTCCCGCAGGCCGCCGTCACGTTGATCTCCCTCGGGGGACGGCAGCTCGGCCGCGCGGTCGCCCAGGGCGACGGGGCCTACTCCGTCGACGCCCCCGGCGCCGGGTCGTACGTGCTCATCGCCTCCGCCGACGGTTTCCAGCCACAGGCCTCGACCGTCGTGGTGGGCGAGGACGCCCTCGCGTACGACATCCTGCTGAGCGGCACCAGCGGGCTCAGCGGTGTGGTGCGGGACGCGGACAGCAAGCTGCCCGTCTCCGGTGCCATGGTCATCGTGACCGACGTGCGCGGTGACGTCCTCGCCACCGGGCTCTCCGGTGAGCAGGGCGAGTTCACCTTCGCCGAGCTGGTCCCCGGCACCGTCACCATCGCGGTGAACGCCGCAGGACACCGGCCCATGGCCCTGCCCGTCGAGGTCGGCGGGGCCGGGGTCACCCGGGTCGAGGTCGAACTCAGCGCCGGCGCCCGGGTGCTCGGCACCGTCCGTGCGGGCGGCGGGCCGCTGAACGACGCGCGGGTCACGCTCGTCGACGCGGCGGGCAACGTCGTCGCCACCGCCACCACCGGGGCGGACGGGGCGTACGCCTTCACCGACCTCGACAGCGGCGAGTACACGGTCATCGCGACCGGCTACCCGCCGGTGGCGACCGGCCTGTCGGTGACCGGCAGCGGCGTCGACGGCCACGACATCGAGCTCGCCCACCCGGGCGAGTGACGACCCCGGCCCGTGGCCGCGCCCCGAGCGGAGGCGTGGCCACGGGCCGGTCGCGGAAAGGGCCCCCGGGCCGGCGGTGGCGTTCACGGCAGGGGACGGCCGGCCACCGCCGCCCGGGGGCCGTCCGTTCCCCGGCCTGACGGGACTTGAACTTTTTTGTGGCCTCCTGACAGGGGCCCGGCAAGGAGTAAACGGGATGGGACTCAACGCTCGGATCCGCACGCGCGACGGATGGGCCGTGCCGCACGCCGTCGTCACGGTGACCGACATGACCGGGGCGCAGATGCTGCGCGCGGCGGCCGACGAGGAGGGCGTCGTACGCGATGACACGGCCCTGGTGCCGGGGCCGTACACCGTCATCGTCACCGCCGTCGGCTACGCGCCCGTCGCCTCCACGGCCCTCGTCACGGCCAGCGGCCGGGCCGAGGTCGGCAGCGTCGTCCTCGCCCGGCA is a genomic window containing:
- a CDS encoding MarR family transcriptional regulator, with the translated sequence MAAQRQYEELARQLSAIGAVKRGLGRGLPHDCPGGSAAVLVLLDRHGAMRMSRLAELLAVDMSVTSRHVAHVAEREWIVRDPDPADKRSRILRLTPEGKAKVDELSELSIRTLTHYLHDWTDDEVVQLSTLLARLRDSFGDCRAASARLPHPTHDVSPHDVQTTRTPA
- a CDS encoding MFS transporter, producing the protein MATTTPAGVRGSHAKHGAHHGHPDANAPMTHRQIMEALSGLLLGMFVAILSSTIVSNALPEIIGDLGGGQSAYTWVVTASLLAMTATTPLWGKLSDLFSKKALVQIALIIYVGGSVVAGLSQSAGMLIACRVVQGIGVGGLSALAQIVMAAMISPRERGRYSGYLGATFAVATVGGPLLGGVITDTSWLGWRWCFYVGVPFAIIALIVLQKTLKLPVVKRDVKVDWAGAFFISAAVCLLLVWVTFAGDKYDWMSWQTGAMVGGSVLLGLIFVLVESKASEPIIPLRLFRNRTITLASLASLFVGVAMFAGTVFFSQYFQLARGESPTMSGVMTIPMIGGLFISSTVSGQIITKTGKWKAWLVSGGLLVTAGLGLLGTIRYDTEYWHIGVYMALMGLGIGMMMQNLVLCTQNQVEPQDLGAASSVVTFFRSLGGAMGVSALGAIMATRITDYVKDGITDLGPKAAAQFGHGGTGGGGIPDLDKIPEPFRTVMESAYGHGIADVFLIAAPMALIAFLITLFIKEVPLRTSGALAQATAGDAPADAAAPASAASAASTVPAGSAEGPVLASVASRTEAGPEGTQRLAAVASAAEAASGGLPPVTNGIPVHGHVRGAESAPVPQAAVTLISLGGRQLGRAVAQGDGAYSVDAPGAGSYVLIASADGFQPQASTVVVGEDALAYDILLSGTSGLSGVVRDADSKLPVSGAMVIVTDVRGDVLATGLSGEQGEFTFAELVPGTVTIAVNAAGHRPMALPVEVGGAGVTRVEVELSAGARVLGTVRAGGGPLNDARVTLVDAAGNVVATATTGADGAYAFTDLDSGEYTVIATGYPPVATGLSVTGSGVDGHDIELAHPGE